Proteins from a single region of Sulfurovum riftiae:
- a CDS encoding Mrp/NBP35 family ATP-binding protein, with product MTEENVLEALKHVTYPGFTKDIVTFGFVKDILINDKTIGLTIDITSSADEVKAQLRDEATKELQKLGFENININIKAPEAPKQMSNSVSGKNIAPHVKNFVMVSSGKGGVGKSTTAVNLAIAMAMQGKKVGLLDADIYGPNIPRMMGVDDQKPEIQGNKVQPLKAYGVEIMSMGSLMEPGQSLIWRGSMIMKAIEQFLRDILWSELDVLVIDMPPGTGDAQLTLAQSVPVTAGITVTTPQEVSLDDSRRSLDMFQKLHIPTAGIIENMSGFICPSCHTESDIFGMGTTEPVAKEYDTNVIARIPIEPAIRVGGDTGMPVTYHKPDSETAKRYQAAATELLAFIDKVNAEGGADNQAIQPTTPPGVSACSV from the coding sequence ATGACAGAAGAAAATGTATTGGAAGCATTGAAACATGTAACCTATCCTGGATTTACGAAAGATATCGTGACTTTCGGGTTTGTAAAAGATATACTCATCAATGACAAAACCATAGGCCTGACGATCGATATTACATCATCGGCGGATGAAGTGAAAGCACAGCTTAGAGACGAAGCGACAAAAGAGCTTCAGAAACTCGGGTTTGAAAATATCAACATCAATATCAAAGCACCTGAAGCACCGAAGCAGATGTCGAATTCTGTCAGTGGCAAGAACATCGCACCGCATGTCAAGAATTTTGTCATGGTCTCTTCCGGAAAGGGCGGGGTCGGTAAATCGACGACTGCTGTGAACCTTGCGATCGCAATGGCGATGCAGGGCAAGAAAGTAGGTCTTCTCGATGCAGATATCTACGGACCGAACATCCCTCGTATGATGGGTGTGGACGATCAGAAACCGGAGATCCAGGGCAATAAAGTACAGCCGCTGAAAGCATACGGTGTAGAGATTATGTCCATGGGATCACTCATGGAGCCGGGACAGTCTCTTATCTGGAGAGGTTCTATGATCATGAAAGCCATCGAGCAGTTCCTTAGAGACATTCTCTGGTCAGAGTTGGATGTACTGGTCATCGACATGCCTCCGGGAACAGGTGATGCACAGTTGACACTGGCACAGTCCGTACCGGTCACAGCTGGTATTACGGTTACGACACCGCAGGAAGTATCACTTGATGACTCAAGAAGATCACTTGACATGTTCCAGAAACTGCACATTCCTACGGCAGGTATCATTGAGAATATGAGCGGATTCATCTGTCCTTCATGTCATACAGAGTCAGATATCTTCGGTATGGGTACGACTGAGCCTGTTGCCAAAGAGTATGACACAAACGTTATCGCTCGTATTCCTATAGAGCCTGCGATCAGAGTAGGTGGAGATACAGGTATGCCTGTAACCTATCATAAACCGGATTCTGAAACAGCCAAAAGATATCAGGCTGCTGCTACTGAGCTTCTTGCATTCATTGACAAGGTCAATGCAGAAGGCGGAGCAGACAACCAGGCGATCCAGCCTACAACACCTCCGGGTGTAAGTGCTTGTAGCGTATAA
- the lepB gene encoding signal peptidase I, translating to MKKVFILFLLLFGILFYTLRFYTLEGTSMNYGLIEGDYVLTYRLFNTIERGDLLVMKHPEDPKGRLYIKRCAALPGDRFFQKERSFYLQIAGDSEHTQKLAEAHDLEVVETKDGYFIKDPYMKYYGVVHNWRLKVPYELTYMPLTAVQEEHYLMLGDYRDNSADSRFFGAVPRDWIFSKVIYIFKRPRTWEMLINIKEADEEK from the coding sequence ATGAAAAAAGTTTTTATTCTCTTCCTTCTTCTCTTTGGAATCCTTTTTTACACGCTGCGCTTCTATACACTGGAAGGTACCAGTATGAATTACGGTCTCATCGAGGGTGACTATGTACTGACATACCGTCTTTTCAACACCATTGAACGCGGTGACCTGCTTGTGATGAAACATCCGGAAGATCCAAAGGGCAGGCTTTACATCAAACGCTGTGCCGCCCTGCCCGGAGACAGGTTTTTTCAGAAGGAACGTTCTTTTTATCTGCAGATAGCCGGTGACTCGGAGCATACCCAGAAACTGGCAGAGGCACATGACCTTGAAGTGGTAGAGACAAAAGACGGATACTTCATCAAAGACCCCTATATGAAATATTATGGCGTGGTACACAACTGGAGACTGAAAGTTCCCTATGAATTGACCTATATGCCGCTTACTGCTGTACAGGAAGAGCACTATTTGATGCTGGGAGATTACAGGGACAATTCTGCCGACAGCAGGTTTTTCGGTGCAGTACCGAGAGATTGGATATTTTCAAAGGTCATCTACATTTTTAAACGACCCAGGACATGGGAAATGCTGATCAATATAAAAGAGGCTGATGAAGAGAAGTGA
- the metE gene encoding 5-methyltetrahydropteroyltriglutamate--homocysteine S-methyltransferase yields the protein MSHNYVTGFPRIGEQRELKKVLERFWSKETDFTEVEKVASELKVRHWNYQKEAGINFIASNDFSLYDNMLDTAVMLGAIPARFKGLEKEELYFAMARGNKDTVAMEMTKWFNTNYHYIVPELHSSDTYMLNAKKLINEYKEAKAQGITTKINIIGPITFLGLSKRIDRGDTYEFFGKIVPLYAQLITEIAALDEEVTVQIDEPIFVKDIEPKVLSLIKPCYETLCNAADNVNIIVTTYFEHANEATKVLVHTPVWGIGLDFLYGEKNKEVLEIVAKSGKKLIAGVLDGRNIWKNDIEATVSLLEEISQNISKRNLIVSTSCSLLHTPFTLKYEEKMDSEVKNWLSYAVEKLDELNLITKNFFEKTLTEDEKNALEANRSANESRRTSARIHDEAVQARVANITKYERDGVYEERIAIQHEALRYQPLATTTIGSFPQTPEVRKARREFKNGTIDERTYVKEMQHYIDECVAFQEECGLEVLVHGEPERNDMVEYFGEQLEGYGFSQNGWVQSYGSRCVKPPFIYGDISRPKPMTVEWITYAQSRTEKIMKGMLTGPVTILNWSFVRDDLPRSEVSKQIALAIRDEVNDLQQAGIKIIQVDEAAFKEGYPLRSSNIPSYESWAVRDFKIAVSSAHKETQIHTHMCYSEFNDIIRTIEAMDADVISIETARSGNELLRIFAEVGYKKEVGPGVYDIHSPRIPSVEEIIEQIKKLLEVLPKEQLWINPDCGLKTRKWEEVKPSLVNMVKAVQVVRKELED from the coding sequence ATGTCACACAACTACGTTACAGGCTTCCCGCGCATCGGGGAACAGAGAGAACTCAAAAAAGTACTGGAAAGATTCTGGTCAAAAGAGACAGACTTTACAGAAGTGGAAAAAGTCGCTTCTGAGCTGAAAGTGCGCCACTGGAATTACCAGAAAGAGGCAGGCATCAACTTCATCGCAAGCAACGACTTTTCACTCTATGACAACATGCTCGATACTGCCGTCATGCTTGGTGCCATACCTGCACGATTCAAAGGACTTGAAAAAGAGGAGCTCTACTTTGCTATGGCAAGAGGCAACAAAGATACCGTCGCCATGGAGATGACCAAGTGGTTCAACACCAACTACCACTACATCGTGCCTGAGTTGCACAGTTCCGATACCTACATGCTCAATGCCAAAAAGCTCATCAACGAGTACAAAGAGGCAAAAGCACAGGGAATCACAACCAAGATCAACATCATCGGTCCCATCACTTTCCTTGGACTCTCCAAGCGTATCGACAGAGGAGATACCTACGAGTTCTTCGGAAAGATAGTGCCACTCTATGCGCAGCTCATTACAGAGATCGCTGCACTCGATGAAGAGGTGACTGTACAGATAGACGAACCGATCTTCGTCAAAGATATCGAACCCAAAGTACTCAGCCTCATCAAACCATGCTACGAAACCCTCTGCAACGCAGCAGACAATGTCAATATCATCGTAACCACCTATTTCGAACACGCCAATGAAGCGACCAAAGTACTTGTCCATACACCTGTTTGGGGTATCGGACTTGACTTTCTGTATGGGGAAAAGAACAAGGAGGTCCTTGAGATTGTCGCCAAAAGTGGCAAAAAGCTCATTGCAGGAGTGCTGGACGGACGCAACATCTGGAAGAACGATATCGAAGCAACTGTTTCCCTGCTTGAGGAGATCTCCCAGAATATTTCCAAGAGGAACCTCATTGTCTCTACTTCCTGCTCTTTGCTGCATACGCCGTTCACACTCAAGTACGAAGAGAAGATGGACAGTGAAGTGAAGAACTGGCTCAGCTACGCCGTGGAGAAGCTGGATGAGCTCAATCTCATTACCAAAAATTTCTTTGAAAAAACACTCACAGAAGATGAGAAAAACGCACTTGAAGCCAATAGGTCAGCCAATGAAAGCCGGCGTACCTCCGCACGTATCCATGATGAAGCGGTACAGGCACGTGTAGCGAACATTACCAAATACGAAAGAGATGGTGTTTATGAAGAGCGTATCGCCATTCAGCATGAAGCACTCCGGTACCAGCCTTTGGCAACGACCACCATCGGTTCATTCCCACAGACACCGGAAGTCAGGAAGGCAAGACGTGAGTTCAAGAACGGCACTATCGATGAGAGAACATATGTCAAAGAGATGCAGCACTACATCGACGAATGCGTGGCATTTCAGGAGGAGTGCGGGCTGGAGGTACTGGTACACGGAGAACCGGAGAGAAATGACATGGTCGAATACTTCGGTGAACAGCTTGAAGGGTACGGCTTCAGTCAGAACGGTTGGGTACAGAGCTACGGAAGCCGCTGTGTAAAACCGCCTTTCATCTACGGAGACATCAGCCGTCCAAAACCAATGACGGTCGAATGGATCACCTATGCACAGAGCAGAACAGAGAAGATCATGAAAGGAATGCTCACAGGCCCGGTGACCATTCTCAACTGGTCATTCGTACGTGACGACCTGCCAAGAAGTGAAGTAAGCAAACAGATTGCACTGGCGATCCGTGACGAAGTGAATGACCTTCAGCAGGCAGGTATCAAGATCATTCAGGTCGATGAAGCAGCATTCAAAGAGGGATATCCGTTGAGAAGCAGCAATATCCCTTCCTATGAAAGCTGGGCGGTAAGGGATTTCAAGATCGCCGTCAGTTCAGCACATAAAGAAACCCAGATCCATACCCATATGTGCTACTCGGAGTTCAATGACATCATCCGTACTATCGAAGCGATGGATGCGGATGTCATCTCCATCGAGACCGCACGGAGTGGGAACGAACTGCTCAGGATCTTTGCGGAAGTAGGCTACAAAAAGGAAGTCGGTCCTGGCGTCTACGATATACACTCACCGCGTATCCCGAGTGTAGAGGAGATCATCGAACAGATCAAAAAACTGTTGGAAGTACTGCCAAAAGAGCAACTGTGGATCAACCCCGACTGCGGACTCAAAACCCGTAAATGGGAAGAAGTGAAACCAAGTCTGGTAAATATGGTGAAAGCGGTACAGGTCGTCCGAAAAGAATTGGAAGATTAA
- the thiC gene encoding phosphomethylpyrimidine synthase ThiC, translating to MTKPFQDTLTTSNELLTRDPLPASQKIYIHGEIHKDIRVPMREISLSNDTKLGVYDTSGPYTDPSVEIDVGEGIPAIRKEWIAARNDVEAYEGRIMAPEDNGYNTDEQLEFVTAGAKGLVRTPLRAKKGKNVSQLYYARQGIITPEMEFIAIRENQNLAMSKMYLQDEEREKRLRGENFGANLPEEITPEFVRQEVAAGRAVIPCNINHPEVEPMIIGRNFLVKVNANIGNSATTSSIAEEVEKMVWSTRWGADTVMDLSTGKNIHTTRDWILRNSPVPIGTVPIYQALEKVNGIAEDLTWEVFRDTLIEQAEQGVDYFTIHAGLLLHHVPMTAKRVTGIVSRGGAIMAKWMIAHHKENFLNTHFEEICEIMKAYDITFSLGDGLRPGSVADANDEAQFAELKELGRLTRIAWKHDVQTLIEGPGHVPMHLIKENMEKQLEWCDEAPFYTLGPLTTDIAPGYDHITSGIGAAMIGWYGCAMLCYVTPKEHLGLPDRDDVKEGLITYKLAAHAADIAKGHPGARARDDAMSLARFEFRWVDQFNIGLDPDRAREYHDETMPMEAAKVAHFCSMCGPKFCSMKISQEVRDYADTLGTDVESAKQQGMDEMSLTFKEMGAEVYVPEEVIAASK from the coding sequence ATGACAAAACCATTTCAAGACACATTGACAACTTCGAACGAGCTACTCACACGAGACCCGCTTCCTGCTTCGCAGAAGATCTACATTCATGGAGAGATACATAAAGATATCCGCGTCCCTATGCGGGAGATCTCTTTGAGCAATGATACCAAACTGGGTGTCTATGACACTTCAGGCCCTTACACGGACCCTTCTGTAGAGATCGATGTAGGTGAGGGGATCCCTGCCATCAGAAAGGAATGGATCGCTGCACGTAATGATGTCGAAGCGTATGAAGGGCGCATCATGGCACCCGAAGACAACGGCTACAATACGGATGAACAGCTGGAGTTCGTTACGGCAGGTGCCAAAGGTCTGGTACGTACGCCGCTGCGAGCCAAAAAAGGCAAAAATGTTTCCCAGCTCTATTATGCAAGACAAGGGATCATCACACCGGAGATGGAGTTCATCGCGATCCGTGAAAATCAGAATCTTGCGATGAGCAAAATGTATCTGCAGGATGAAGAGCGTGAAAAGAGACTCAGGGGCGAGAATTTCGGTGCGAATCTTCCTGAAGAGATCACGCCGGAGTTCGTACGTCAGGAAGTGGCGGCAGGCCGTGCGGTCATACCATGCAACATCAATCACCCGGAAGTCGAACCGATGATCATCGGACGTAATTTCCTTGTCAAGGTCAATGCGAATATCGGGAACTCAGCGACCACTTCGAGCATTGCCGAAGAGGTGGAGAAGATGGTATGGTCCACACGCTGGGGTGCCGATACGGTCATGGACCTCTCTACAGGGAAGAACATTCATACCACGCGTGACTGGATCTTGCGTAACTCTCCGGTACCCATCGGGACAGTACCGATCTATCAGGCACTTGAGAAGGTCAACGGTATCGCGGAAGACCTTACCTGGGAAGTGTTCAGAGATACACTCATAGAGCAGGCAGAGCAGGGGGTGGACTACTTTACCATCCATGCCGGACTGCTGCTGCACCATGTACCTATGACAGCCAAGAGAGTGACGGGTATCGTTTCGCGCGGCGGAGCCATCATGGCCAAGTGGATGATCGCACATCACAAGGAGAACTTCCTCAATACACACTTCGAAGAGATCTGCGAGATCATGAAAGCTTACGATATCACCTTCTCTCTGGGCGACGGTCTGCGGCCAGGGTCGGTAGCAGATGCCAACGACGAAGCACAGTTCGCCGAGCTCAAAGAGCTGGGAAGACTTACCAGGATCGCCTGGAAACATGATGTTCAGACACTCATAGAAGGACCGGGACACGTTCCGATGCACCTCATTAAAGAAAATATGGAGAAGCAGCTGGAGTGGTGTGACGAAGCGCCGTTCTATACACTCGGGCCGTTAACGACGGATATCGCGCCGGGCTATGACCATATCACGTCAGGTATTGGTGCGGCGATGATCGGCTGGTACGGATGTGCGATGCTCTGTTATGTTACGCCAAAAGAACACCTCGGGCTGCCTGACAGGGACGATGTCAAAGAGGGTCTCATTACCTATAAACTGGCAGCACATGCAGCGGACATTGCCAAAGGACATCCCGGAGCAAGGGCAAGGGATGATGCCATGAGTCTGGCACGTTTCGAGTTCAGATGGGTGGACCAGTTCAACATCGGCCTTGACCCGGACAGGGCCAGAGAGTACCACGATGAGACCATGCCGATGGAAGCAGCCAAAGTGGCACACTTCTGTTCCATGTGCGGACCGAAATTCTGTTCGATGAAGATATCCCAGGAGGTACGTGACTATGCAGATACGCTTGGAACGGATGTGGAGTCGGCCAAACAGCAGGGGATGGATGAAATGTCCCTGACCTTTAAGGAGATGGGTGCGGAAGTGTATGTTCCTGAGGAAGTGATAGCAGCTAGTAAGTAG
- a CDS encoding FAD-dependent oxidoreductase, whose amino-acid sequence MNIAIVGTGLVGRVLALNLLKQGHTLTLFDKESKEGVTAAGFTAAGMLAPFAELETAESVIFEYGQRSISLWPELLREIGLFDGYRHDGSLITAHPQDMGELEHFISLLRSKVEAAKEIALLDSNEIAALEPELGHHTRAFHLKEEGVVDSQRFMAFSTTYLERQPNVIWREYTPVEKIEAGGTVVTKEKREVFDWVFDARGLGAQEHFSDLRGVRGEVLWLESNEIDITRPTRLMHPRYKIYIVPRGNGCEGMNIDYCNDCKISQSLGSKRYIIGATEIESEDRSPISVRSTLELLSAVFTVHSNFGEARVVNTETNCRPAFKDNLPRIEHEAQVTRINGLYRHGYLLAPAIVEKALEEGLFSDVGWVLPTTKGNMHTDKPESERVISTVG is encoded by the coding sequence ATGAACATCGCAATCGTAGGAACAGGACTGGTAGGCAGGGTTCTAGCCCTCAACCTGCTGAAGCAGGGCCATACCCTGACCCTCTTCGATAAAGAGAGCAAAGAGGGTGTAACAGCTGCAGGGTTCACTGCCGCCGGTATGCTGGCTCCTTTTGCAGAATTGGAGACAGCGGAATCGGTCATCTTCGAATACGGGCAGCGTTCCATTTCACTCTGGCCCGAGTTGCTGAGAGAGATCGGGCTCTTTGACGGCTACAGACATGACGGCAGTCTGATCACAGCGCATCCTCAGGACATGGGTGAACTGGAACACTTCATCTCTCTGCTGCGTTCGAAGGTCGAAGCGGCTAAAGAGATAGCACTGCTGGATTCAAACGAGATCGCAGCACTGGAACCGGAACTGGGGCATCATACCAGGGCATTCCATCTCAAAGAAGAGGGAGTGGTGGACTCCCAGCGCTTCATGGCATTCTCTACGACCTATCTGGAGCGCCAGCCAAATGTCATTTGGAGAGAGTATACACCGGTAGAGAAGATCGAAGCAGGGGGTACCGTCGTTACCAAAGAGAAGAGAGAAGTGTTCGACTGGGTTTTCGATGCCAGAGGGCTGGGGGCACAGGAGCATTTCTCCGATCTACGCGGTGTCAGGGGAGAAGTACTGTGGCTGGAGTCGAACGAGATAGACATTACCCGTCCGACCCGGCTGATGCATCCGCGTTACAAGATATATATCGTGCCGCGTGGAAACGGGTGTGAAGGGATGAATATAGACTACTGCAATGACTGCAAGATCTCTCAGAGTCTGGGCTCCAAGCGGTACATCATCGGGGCGACAGAGATCGAGAGTGAAGACAGAAGCCCCATATCGGTACGTTCGACACTCGAACTTCTCTCGGCGGTCTTTACGGTCCACAGCAATTTCGGAGAGGCAAGGGTGGTCAATACCGAGACCAACTGCCGTCCGGCATTCAAGGACAATCTGCCGCGTATCGAACATGAAGCACAGGTGACCCGTATAAACGGCCTCTATCGCCACGGGTATCTGTTGGCACCGGCGATCGTGGAGAAGGCGTTGGAAGAAGGATTATTTTCAGATGTAGGGTGGGTATTACCCACCACAAAAGGAAATATGCATACAGACAAACCTGAATCCGAAAGGGTTATATCAACGGTGGGCTAA
- the thiS gene encoding sulfur carrier protein ThiS, which produces MVKIIVNGESRELEDEINIVSLMETLGYEKDVGAVAVNMTFVPSAKYEEKMIKEGDEVEILAPVCGG; this is translated from the coding sequence ATGGTAAAAATTATTGTAAATGGTGAAAGCAGAGAACTGGAAGATGAAATAAATATTGTTTCGTTGATGGAAACACTGGGATATGAAAAAGATGTCGGTGCAGTAGCCGTCAATATGACCTTTGTTCCCTCTGCTAAATACGAAGAGAAGATGATCAAAGAGGGTGATGAGGTGGAGATATTGGCTCCTGTATGTGGTGGCTGA
- a CDS encoding thiazole synthase, whose translation MTKPIDTETSKNSWEIGGKTFQSRMLIGSALYPSPAIMEESIIASGSQIVTVALRRQSAGEQEGNRFWEIIRSLNISVLPNTAGCHSAKEAITTAEMAREVFGTNWIKLEVIGDQYNLQPDPYETVKAAEVLIKEGFVVFPYTTDDLVVAKKLVDAGCRIVMPWGSPIGSGKGLMNPYNLQAIREYLPDIKLVVDAGIGKPSHAVMAMELGYDAVLLNSAVALAHDPVKMAEAFRDAVLAGRAGYEAGAMQEREFASPSTPTVGTPFWHQNQ comes from the coding sequence ATGACAAAACCTATAGATACGGAAACAAGCAAAAACAGCTGGGAAATAGGCGGCAAAACATTTCAGAGCCGGATGCTGATCGGGTCGGCACTCTACCCTTCCCCTGCCATTATGGAAGAATCCATCATCGCTTCGGGATCACAGATCGTGACAGTGGCACTTCGCCGCCAGTCTGCGGGAGAACAGGAGGGCAACCGTTTTTGGGAGATCATTAGGTCTTTGAATATTTCGGTGCTTCCCAATACTGCGGGGTGTCATTCTGCCAAAGAGGCGATCACTACAGCAGAGATGGCCAGAGAAGTGTTCGGTACCAACTGGATCAAGCTTGAAGTGATCGGCGACCAGTACAACCTTCAACCCGATCCCTATGAGACGGTCAAAGCGGCCGAAGTACTCATTAAAGAGGGGTTTGTAGTTTTCCCCTATACGACAGATGACCTTGTCGTGGCAAAAAAACTGGTAGATGCCGGATGCCGTATCGTGATGCCGTGGGGCTCTCCCATCGGTTCAGGGAAAGGGCTGATGAATCCTTACAATCTCCAGGCGATCAGAGAGTACCTTCCCGATATAAAACTGGTCGTTGATGCAGGCATAGGCAAACCCTCCCATGCGGTCATGGCAATGGAACTTGGCTACGATGCCGTTCTGCTGAATTCGGCCGTAGCACTGGCGCACGACCCGGTGAAAATGGCAGAGGCATTCAGAGATGCCGTCTTGGCAGGAAGGGCAGGGTATGAAGCCGGAGCCATGCAGGAGAGAGAGTTTGCCTCCCCATCCACCCCTACGGTGGGTACACCGTTCTGGCACCAAAATCAGTAG
- a CDS encoding thiamine phosphate synthase → MKFPKCDERPLGIYPVVDRTEKLIPLYECGITTAQLRVKDMEGKALEQEIIEAIRISEIFDARLFVNDFWQLAIKHSAYGIHLGQEDIQEANVQAILEAGIHLGISTHTPREIDIALGFSPSYLAIGPVFEPISKELTYDPVGIALLKKWAESVSYPVVAIGGITIENIGEVAKAKAASGIAMISGVLEGNTVSKARTKALIEVFEKYGK, encoded by the coding sequence ATGAAATTCCCAAAATGTGATGAACGCCCTCTTGGTATCTACCCTGTCGTAGACAGAACCGAAAAACTGATACCGCTCTATGAATGCGGTATCACCACGGCACAATTGCGCGTCAAAGATATGGAAGGCAAAGCACTTGAACAGGAGATCATCGAAGCGATCAGGATTTCTGAAATTTTCGATGCCAGACTTTTTGTCAATGATTTTTGGCAGCTTGCAATCAAACACAGTGCCTATGGTATCCATTTGGGGCAGGAGGATATTCAGGAAGCGAATGTTCAGGCTATTCTTGAAGCAGGTATCCATTTGGGCATCAGTACCCATACCCCAAGAGAGATCGACATCGCGTTGGGATTCTCACCAAGCTATCTTGCCATCGGGCCGGTCTTTGAACCGATCTCCAAAGAGCTGACCTATGATCCTGTAGGCATAGCGCTGTTGAAGAAGTGGGCAGAGAGTGTGAGCTATCCTGTTGTTGCCATCGGAGGGATCACTATTGAAAATATTGGGGAGGTGGCCAAGGCCAAAGCAGCCAGCGGGATCGCAATGATCTCCGGTGTACTGGAGGGCAACACAGTCTCCAAAGCCAGGACTAAAGCACTGATAGAGGTATTTGAGAAGTATGGAAAATGA
- the thiD gene encoding bifunctional hydroxymethylpyrimidine kinase/phosphomethylpyrimidine kinase, giving the protein MENEYTPTVLTIAGFDPYGGAGIQIDTKTIHALGGYALSAITAMTAQNSQGVAAAEAVSPKMLRSQLTTLLDDVKVDAVKIGMLANADLVEVVVEMIKQYHLPNIVLDPVQVSSSGRELLEPDAVEVMVSRLFPLCRLVTPNLMETNTLLGTDYKGVLKENLLMAQGLFKLGADSVLLKGGHSMEREAVDCLVEPSGMACFSTPRVETAHTHGTGCLLSSAIAVHLANRLSLKESVQGAKDFLYDKLRFSHTLKLKYRKENVPRSEAIF; this is encoded by the coding sequence ATGGAAAATGAGTATACTCCAACGGTATTGACCATTGCCGGGTTCGATCCTTACGGGGGTGCCGGTATACAGATAGATACCAAGACAATACATGCGCTCGGGGGTTATGCGCTGAGTGCGATCACAGCGATGACGGCACAGAATTCTCAGGGGGTAGCAGCTGCGGAAGCGGTTTCTCCCAAGATGCTCCGTTCACAGCTGACGACCCTGCTGGACGATGTGAAGGTCGATGCGGTCAAAATAGGCATGCTTGCCAATGCCGACCTTGTAGAGGTGGTGGTAGAGATGATCAAGCAGTATCATCTTCCCAATATCGTACTTGACCCGGTACAGGTCAGCTCCAGCGGCAGGGAGCTTCTGGAACCGGATGCGGTAGAGGTGATGGTCTCGCGTCTCTTTCCTCTGTGCCGTTTGGTCACTCCGAACCTGATGGAGACGAATACGTTGCTTGGTACTGACTATAAAGGCGTGTTGAAAGAGAATCTTCTGATGGCACAGGGGCTTTTCAAACTGGGTGCGGACAGTGTGCTGCTCAAGGGTGGGCACAGTATGGAGAGGGAAGCCGTCGACTGTCTTGTCGAGCCTTCAGGCATGGCCTGTTTTTCCACGCCGAGGGTAGAGACTGCACATACACACGGAACAGGCTGTCTACTTTCATCAGCCATCGCTGTGCATCTTGCAAACAGACTTTCTCTAAAAGAGAGTGTCCAGGGTGCCAAGGATTTCCTCTATGACAAACTGCGTTTCTCCCATACATTGAAATTGAAGTACAGAAAAGAAAATGTCCCCAGAAGTGAAGCCATATTCTAA